The Rosa rugosa chromosome 1, drRosRugo1.1, whole genome shotgun sequence genomic sequence agacatattctcccgtaatggacgttataacgttccgctaccttgtcagtttggtagtttccgaaaaacttgacatgcagcttatggatgtggttacagcatatctctatatgaaggttctagattcagagatatatatgaaggttccagatggacttcaattacccaaatcaagtggctctaaaccacggagcgtgttttcaataagattaaaacgctcactatatggattaaaaaaatccggacggatgtggtataaccgtctaagtgactacttgattgggaagggatatattaacaatgaaatatgcccatgcgtgttcattaaaagaacaagttccggatttgcaatcgtagcagtttatgtcgatgacatgaacctaattggaactctagatgagttaaaggaaactgctaaatacttgaaatccgaatttgagatgaaagatcttgggaaaacacggttttgtctcggtttagaactcgagcaccgtagtgatgggatgttgatccatcagtctgcatatactcagaaaatcctaaggtgctttaatgaagataaagcaaagcttgtgagtactcccatgattggtcgtagtcttgagcctggaaaagatccgtttcgtccaaaggatgagaacgaagaaccattagaggccgaagtgccctatttaagtgcaataggcgcattattgtacttagctcaatgcacaagaccagacatctcttttgcagtgaacttattagctcgacatagctctgcgccaacacgccgccattggattggtgtaaagacaatctttcgatacctaggaggtacgattgatatgggcctattttatccctacagagagaaaaggaatgacggaaagttgggatcggaccccaaaaggcaaaacgcccccgtccatgttgccgccgccgctcatggtggccggcgtccccctatctccctccatcaaaacgacaatgatgttttgatgggatttgctgatgcagggtacctctctgaccctcacaaaggtcgctcccaaactggttatgtctttaccatgggaagcgctgcgatatcttggaggtctacgaaacagacccttgttgctacttcctcgaatcatgcagagattattgctctacatgaagccgttcgtgaatgtatatggctaaggtctgtgattcgacatattcaaggaagttgtggtttgaagtctaccacagatgaacctacatgcatttatgaggataatgcagcttgtattgaacaaatgaagttaggtttcatcaaaggcgacaacaccaagcatatatcgcctaagttcttttataatcagcaacaacaatcacttctaaagattgaagtgaatcaaatccgatcagaggataatgtagcggacttattcactaagtcgttacctaaatccacattcgagaaacatgtgaagagcatcggattgagaaagttatccaaactcccatgattgtagcaatcagggggagatatcgacatcagggggagttatgatgtctacatgttcgatctcgaagagtgaaggacgtgttgtgctctttttgtccttcgaccagggttatttttatcccacagggttttttgttacctggcaaggtttttaacgaggcaacggatgaagcgtcaccaccaagtttgaagcggcacaagggggagtgttgaaggaaaatcaatttagtgtgccttatcaaactaggagtagcaataggagagaatgttctagatttcccaatcctacacggattggtattccttgtaacattagaactagcactttgtaatccctatatatagggctcctattctcaataataatacacatctctctctacaattctctctcaattcaatTATCGTTAAACAATgtcaatattattttttatcttttcgTTCTGGACCATTTTTAATTGTTACTCttaattaaataaaagaaaTCTGGCTGGGTCATATATACGCAGCCATGAATGGCAGCCGGTTAGATCATTAGCATAAACGAAATTATACCATGGCCTGCAATGAGCATTCCAATGCAGATTAAGTTACTTTCTAAACCCCCTGGGAAGAAAATCGATTAAAACTGCAGGGTAATTAGCCGGCCTCTTGAATCAAAAGGAACCCTAGTTAAACAATGCGATCCTAtctaattttctataaatagactCGTTGATTCTCTTCTAAGGCACAACAGAGTACAATACCCCAAAGATTCAAAGAAACATAGTTGTTTTGCTTCTTTACTTAGAGATAGAAGAAGAATAACATGGCTAAGGCTACCTTGATTCTAGTTGTTTCTCTTCTTCTCATCATTTCCCTAGCTGAGAGTAAACTACTCGGAGGTAAGAATTTTTGATACTCTAACatacttattttctttttaaactAGCTATATATTCTTAATTCACGTTGTCACATGAAATTATATTTGCATTCTTCTTCCCATTTAACTAATACGTTTGAATCTGCTGCATGCAGTTACGTTTAAAGATGACAATTCAGCCATAGTTTGCAATTCCGTTTATGGTGCAGAGGCTGGTGATACCTGCGGTAGCGTCGTTGATAAGTTCGACTTGAGTCTCGATTTCTTCCTTTCCATCAATCCTAATATCAACTGCGACAGCTTCTTCGTGGGTCAATGGCTTTGTACTGAAGGGACTGCATAGTGATGATCGAGTTGCGACAGTTTCATGTGCTCGATCAATGTATGAATGAAGAGGATTAGCTAGCTTTTATGTCCTCTCAGTGCCTTGTTTCCTACTGTTCTTATCTCTTTTATAATTTGTTTCAATACCTTGTCATTCAAGTGTGTTTCTTTTCTGGAAATAAAGAATTTGGTTATTAGTCATCACCAGTTTGCAATGCAATGCTATATACAAGATTGCTAACAAAGGTAAAAGTGATCATTACTGCTAACAAAGAACTTTATTCTCCACTTAGTGCAACTCATCCCTTTCAATCACTTGCAATAGAATCgtttccttttatttattcGAGTTGAAATCTCCGGATTCAATAAACTTAAAGAAATTATTTAATAAGTTCTGAACTGCCACGTGTCTGTAGTTCGAGACAATTTgatttctcaatataatctcatTAAGATTGTGATTGGTTCATTttccatggtttttttttttttgccctctACATAAACGTGTCTACGTTATATTGGTCGGGACTATAGATACATAATTTCGAACCACACAATCATGAATTTATATTTCTATCGAAAAATCACATACGTTCAACAATACTAAACATAATCGAACCAATTTCCCATCTcttcaaaaaatatataataattgAACCGGCTTCACTTCGGTTAAAATGAAAAAGTATATGCATCATCGTCCAAAACCGAAATCGTCGTACCGAACCGAATGACGATGTCGGCTTTGGACTCGGGTTGCCCAACCCTGGTTATGTAAATTTCTTGGACCCAAAGCTACAAAGCTCAATGGGCCAAGGGAACCTCCAAAACTCAACCCATTGGAACCAAAACGTTTAAATTCACCACCACCCATTGCAGACTATCGGAGACTTCAGATCAACTACACAAACAGCAACAGGTAGCAAGTCTAAATCCCtcaaagtttccatttttattttttctgtctGCAACAATTTCCTAATCCATGGACGACATATTCGGAGAGTCTCTGAACTTGGAAGAGATCCACATCAAGCAAGGCTTCGACGAAGGCCACAAAGACGGCCTGATCGCCGGAAAAGAGGAGGCCAGGCAAGTGGGCCTCAAGGTGGGCTTCGAGGTCGGCGAGGAGCTCGGGTTCTACAAGGGCTGCGTGGACGTATGGAACTCTGCGATCCgggtcgacccgacccggctctCGACCCGGGTCCAGAAGGGGGTGAAGCAGATGGAGGAGTTGGTGGAGAGGTACCCGGTAATGGAACCCGAGAATAAGAGCGTGCAGGAGATAATGGAGGATTTGAGGTTGAAGTTTAAGGCGGTTTCTGCTTCTTTGGGTGTGAAATTGGAGTACAAAGGGTACCCGAGAGCTTCCTCTTCTGGGGCTAAAGACGTTGCGTTTTGAGTTGaatatttgttgttgttgttgtaaaAGCTTACTGGGTTAGTTTGAAATTGAGGTTTTGGTAGCTAAAGTTGAGAGCTTTGGATGTGGGATGTGAGTTAGCTTTTGGGTTGTGGGTGTTCATTACTGGTTTAACTCACTCATTTTCTCTAGTTCTACATTTTTGTTTGCTCAATAGCTTCAAATTTTGGTCTAAAGTAAAGCGACCAGTAATGTTATACACTATGAACATCAAAGAACGCTGTTTTCGATATGGTAATCTTATGAATGAATTCTCTTGTTTTCTGTAAGTTGTGCAAGAAATTATTTGCAAGACAATGTGCATTTGAGTTTGTGTTGTATGATTAGTACGCTTGCTGCATTTAGGTACAATCCATTGATTGGTTGGTTGATCAAGCTAAATTTTTTTGAAAGTTTTCGTTATAGCTATTTTAAAGCTGAATTTCCCATTGCATCAGATGTTTTATACACACTATTGCAGCGTCTTTTATTGCCAATTTAGGGTGTGTCCAGATACCAGCCACTAGAAGGTAACTGAGCTAGTGGCTAAGGTTAGGCCAGTCTGTGGTCTGAGAAAAAGTATGGCcacgttgttttttttttttttttttgtggtctcTTTCTGTTATCATAATCAATGTTTTTCTGCAGCTTGTAATGAGCAGCAAGGAGGAGAGAAAATGTTAAAATCAATGCTTGGTTGCTGCAAGGTGTACATATCTGAAAGCAGAAATAGGCTTGCACTGGAGTCAATTGAGCGAGCTGCTAAGCGATTCTCGGAAGCACCCATTGTCAATAAGTTTGAAGATGAAACTTACAACAGAGTTGGCTACACTCTTGTCTCTAAGCTGGCTCCAAAGCCATCTGGGGACCCTTGTCCCTTGAGGATGGCTGTCCTTGCCATGGTTAAGGCTGCTTTTGAAACCATTGACCTTGAGTCGCACTGTGGAAGTCATCCCCGGCTTGGAGTTGTGGATCATATATGCTTTCACCCCCTTCTTGGTGCTTCGTTGGAACAGATGGCTGGTGTTGCAAACTCCTTAGCGGCAGATGTTGGCTCTAGTCTTCAAGGTTTGATTCTCCACGTTAGACTGTAAATGGGTTCAAAGTAGCGAACATATATATGCTTTTGGAGATGATTATCTAGACAATTAAACAATCAGCTGGTGAAATGGGAGATTATAAACTTGAAGTATCATAATACTGTCATGTGACTAAATTATAGTGGCAGATTTAACCTAGTCTCTAAAGTTTTGCCCCTTGAAAGTGAAACCACACTAGATTGTATACAGCGGTACAACATTGAACTAAAATGGTTTAAAGATGATTTAGATTGTTGGTGCTTATGTTAAATCAAGTGATATTGAGCAACAGTCAAATTCAAATGATAAGCATATGGTTTATATGTTCTATGAATTGCTAAATATGCAAATGTAGCCTGCTGCAGTTCCTACATTTCTATATGGAGCTGCCCATGAAGAGAGGAGGGCACTTGATTCAATTAGAAGAGAGCTCGGTTACTTCAAGCCAAACTCTAGTGGAGAACAGTGGGTTGGGGGTCCAAAATCGGAATACTTGGCACTGAAGCCAGACAAAGGTCCCCCTAAAGTGACTCAAGAGAAAGGTGTCATTGTGATTGGAGCAACCCGGTGGGTGGATAATTATAATGTCCCTGTCCACTCTACTGATATTGCTGCTGTTCGTAGAATTTCGAAACGTGTGAGTGGCAGAGGAGGTGGACTTCCTTCAGTCCAAGCAATGGCCCTTACGTATGGTGAATCTGTCACGGAGGTAGCTTGCAATTTGTTGGAACCACAGGAAGTGGGAGGAGATAGGGTTCAGCTTGAAGTTGAGAGGCTTGCAAAGGAAGAAGGTTTGACAGTGGGGAAGGGCTACTTCACTGATCTTTCTCAAGAAAAATTAATCGAAAGGTATTTGCAATCAGTTTCTGCCTGAGCAGAAATGAAATAACAACTTGGGCTACTTCAGTCATACAGATTCTTTAGTTGTTTGCAGTCAGTTTCCAGTATGTGAGC encodes the following:
- the LOC133726136 gene encoding uncharacterized protein LOC133726136, with product MDDIFGESLNLEEIHIKQGFDEGHKDGLIAGKEEARQVGLKVGFEVGEELGFYKGCVDVWNSAIRVDPTRLSTRVQKGVKQMEELVERYPVMEPENKSVQEIMEDLRLKFKAVSASLGVKLEYKGYPRASSSGAKDVAF
- the LOC133726135 gene encoding uncharacterized protein LOC133726135 isoform X1, giving the protein MLYTMNIKERCFRYACNEQQGGEKMLKSMLGCCKVYISESRNRLALESIERAAKRFSEAPIVNKFEDETYNRVGYTLVSKLAPKPSGDPCPLRMAVLAMVKAAFETIDLESHCGSHPRLGVVDHICFHPLLGASLEQMAGVANSLAADVGSSLQVPTFLYGAAHEERRALDSIRRELGYFKPNSSGEQWVGGPKSEYLALKPDKGPPKVTQEKGVIVIGATRWVDNYNVPVHSTDIAAVRRISKRVSGRGGGLPSVQAMALTYGESVTEVACNLLEPQEVGGDRVQLEVERLAKEEGLTVGKGYFTDLSQEKLIERYLQSVSA
- the LOC133726135 gene encoding uncharacterized protein LOC133726135 isoform X2 → MLKSMLGCCKVYISESRNRLALESIERAAKRFSEAPIVNKFEDETYNRVGYTLVSKLAPKPSGDPCPLRMAVLAMVKAAFETIDLESHCGSHPRLGVVDHICFHPLLGASLEQMAGVANSLAADVGSSLQVPTFLYGAAHEERRALDSIRRELGYFKPNSSGEQWVGGPKSEYLALKPDKGPPKVTQEKGVIVIGATRWVDNYNVPVHSTDIAAVRRISKRVSGRGGGLPSVQAMALTYGESVTEVACNLLEPQEVGGDRVQLEVERLAKEEGLTVGKGYFTDLSQEKLIERYLQSVSA